ACCTAACTCTTCAAAGGATTTACTCATGCTTTTTCTCCTTAATTTGCTCACTTAGACAACTACTGTTTCTTTATCCTACCATAGACCTCTCAAAAAACCAATCTCCCCGCTTACTTAGTACACTTTTCCGTCTAACATTCGCCGCAACAAAGAAGTGATGTAACCTTGTTCTTGTGATATGATAGAAGGAAACACAAAATACAGGGAGGAGATTCTATGGGTAAGCGTATCGCTTTTTTAATGTGGGGTCTCTGCCTGTTCGGGTTCGGAATTGTGCTGACTGTAAAAAGCAATCTCGGCACAGCCCCTTGGGACGTACTGCACCTAGGCCTCACCAACTATCTGCCGCTGACACTAGGACAAGTTTCGCAAGGCTGCGGCGCTCTGGTAATCGCCTTGAGCTGGTTTCTAGGGGTCAAACCCGGCTGGGGAAGCATCGCCAATATGATTTTCATCGGCTTCTACATTGATTTTTTCATGTGGCTGCCTTTTATGCCCTCGCCGACATCTCTTCCCGCTCAGCTTTTCATGCTCCTGTTGGGCATCTGGATTATCGGCTGGGCCAGCTATTTCTACCTGACCGCCGCCTTTGGCGCCGGTCCCCGGGACAGCTTCATGGTCGGAGCCGTAGCAAAAACCGGCCAGCAAGTGTGGCTCATCCGCACCCTCCTCGAAAGCAGCGTCGCCATAGGAGGTTATTTCTTGGGCGGACCAATTGGCCTTGGCACCATTATTATCGCTTTGACCTTGGGCCCCTCCATCCAATGGGCCTTCCGCCTTCGCAACGAACGCCCCGAAGACATTCAGCATCGCAGTTTTTTCAAAGATTCCGTTAAACCGTTGGCCAAAGCCAGCAACGAATAAATGAAAACAAACGGGAGTCAATCGTATTATGTATGATCTTGTCATTAACAATGGTATTCTCTTCGACCCGGCGCGCCAGCTGCGTCTTCAGGGTCACCTAGCGATTCAAGACGGTCGCATTGCCGCCATTCGCAGCGGCGAACTTTTTGAAGGAAAACAACAGCTGGACGCCGCTGGTCATATCGTCTGCCCCGGATTTATTGACATGCACGGGCATATCGACGCCGCCCCTTACTGCGCAGAGCTTTCGTTGCGTCAAGGCATTACGACCACCGTCGGCGGCAACTGCGGCGCGAGCCCCTTAGATTTGGAGCAATTTTTCCGTGAGCAGGACGAAACAGGCTTTCCCCTGCACCAGGCTGAATTCATCGGCCATTCAACACTGCGCCGCACTGTCGGCGTCGAAGATCCGCTGCAGCCCGCCACCAATGAACAGATTCTTGCCATGGAGCGTCTAGCATCCCAAGCGCTCGAAGCTGGCGCTTGCGGACTTTCTTTAGGCCTTGCCTATGTTCCCGGAAGCTCTGCGGAAGAAGTGCTGCGCCTCAGCCGCCTAGCCGCT
The nucleotide sequence above comes from uncultured Anaeromusa sp.. Encoded proteins:
- a CDS encoding membrane protein, whose product is MGKRIAFLMWGLCLFGFGIVLTVKSNLGTAPWDVLHLGLTNYLPLTLGQVSQGCGALVIALSWFLGVKPGWGSIANMIFIGFYIDFFMWLPFMPSPTSLPAQLFMLLLGIWIIGWASYFYLTAAFGAGPRDSFMVGAVAKTGQQVWLIRTLLESSVAIGGYFLGGPIGLGTIIIALTLGPSIQWAFRLRNERPEDIQHRSFFKDSVKPLAKASNE